A stretch of the Vigna radiata var. radiata cultivar VC1973A chromosome 7, Vradiata_ver6, whole genome shotgun sequence genome encodes the following:
- the LOC106766131 gene encoding protein TAPETUM DETERMINANT 1-like, which produces MPTTFKCLISILFLLSLVTKGSSFCNLNNINIASTRSGRTILGKPEWNVVVKNNCNCTQSQIRLLCQGFQTTEVVNPSILALQGDSCLLINGRPLKGFATVSFSYAWDPPYFLRPLTSHTTCS; this is translated from the exons ATGCCGACAACATTCAAGTGCCTCAtttccattctctttcttcttagTCTTGTTACCAAAg GGTCCAGTTTTTGTAACTTGAACAACATCAACATTGCATCAACAAGAAGTGGAAGAACAATATTAGGAAAGCCTGAGTGGAATGTAGTTGTGAAAAACAACTGTAATTGCACACAAAGCCAAATAAGATTGTTATGCCAAGGATTTCAGACTACAGAAGTTGTTAATCCATCAATTCTTGCTCTTCAAGGAGATTCTTGTCTCCTTATCAATGGCCGTCCTTTGAAGGGTTTTGCTACTGTTAGCTTCTCCTATGCTTGGGATCCTCCTTATTTTCTCAGGCCTCTCACTTCTCATACTACTTGCTCATAA